The DNA region GTCCTCCTTGCCGGCGGCGCCGCCGACATCGCAGACCTCCAGGCCTCCTGATCCGGGCCGTGCGTACGCGGCCCCGGGCGGCTTGAGATGGCAGGCCAGGACAGCATCGAAGGGCGCCAGCCGCAACATCGTCCGCTGGCACATGCACGTGTCCTGATCACCCGCAGCCCCGAACGGTCACTGACTCTGCTCGCGGCCCTGGAACAGGCCGGTGCAGAAGCCCTGTTGCTTCCGCTCATTGATTTTGAGCGCGCCCCGGACCAGCATTCCCTTGACGTGGCCTGCGACGCGCTGGGCGCGGGCGCCTTTGACTGGCTGGTGGTCAGCAGCGCCACCACTGTGCATGTCCTCAGGGACAAGGCGGCCGAACGGGGCCTCACCCTTGGCGGCTGGATGCCGGCCTCAACCCGCGTGGCCGCCATCGGACCCGCCTCCCGCAGCCTGCTTGAAGCGGACGGCGTTGCCGTGGCGCTGACACCCGAAGATTCGCAGTCCGCCGCCGGCCTGCTGGCCGTCTGGCCGGAGAATGCAGGAAAAGTGCTCCTGCCGCAGGCCGACATCGCCGCCCCTCGGCTGGCGGAGGGACTGGCTGCCGCCGGGGCAGCCGTGACGGTCGTCCCGGCGTACCGGACCGTGGACTATCCGGCGGACGAGGAACGCAGGCTGCCCCTCAATCCGCCGGTGGACGTACCGCCCGGGAAGTCAGGACGTCCCCCGGCCCCGCCGTCGTACAAGCTGCTGAGTCCGGAAGGCGCCCGGGCGGAGGTGGCAGCCGGCCGGCTGCACGCCGTCGTCGCCGCGTCACCAAGCGCCGTACGGCGCATCCACGGCGCGCTTTCGCCCCTGGGCGGCTGCCGCTTTGTGGCCATCGGGCGGTCGACGGCGGACGAGGCTGCCGCACTTGGCCTTGAGGTGGCGGCCGTTGCGGCAAGGCCCACGCCGGAAGGGCTGGTCATCGCCATTTCCGAAGCCTTGAACTCCCGCAAAGCGCCGCCCTGATCCGGGCCGCAGCGCAGGACTCCCAACGCACACTGAAACGACGTGAAGGACAGATCATGAGTTTTCCCAACCAACGCCCGCGCCGCCTCCGCACCACCGCGGCGATGCGCAGGTTGACCGCTGAAACCCGGCTGGCCCCCGCTGAGCTGATTCTGCCTGCCTTCATCAGGGAGGGCCTCACGCAGCCGAACCCGATCACGTCCATGCCCGGCGTGGTGCAGCACACCACAGACACCCTCAAGCGGGCCGCTGCAGAGGCCGTTGAGCTCGGCGTCGGAGGCATCATGCTCTTCGGTATACCGGCCGTCAGGGATGCCGAAGGCAGTGCCTCCCTGGATCCCGACGGAGTGCTCAATAAGGCAATCCGCGATGTCCGCTCCGAAGTGGGCGATGAGCTGGTGATCATGAGTGATGTCTGCCTGGACGAATTCACAGACCATGGACACTGCGGAGTGCTGGATGCCGCAGGGTACGTGGACAACGACCGGACGGTGGAGATCTACGCCAGAATGGCCGTGGCGCAGGCCGACGCCGGAGCCCACATGTTGGGCCCTTCGGGGATGATGGACGGCCAGGTCGCGGCCATCCGCCGGGCGCTGGACCAGGCCGGACACACCAGCACGTCCGTGGTGGCGTACGCCGCCAAGTACGCCTCGGCGTTCTACGGCCCGTTCCGCGAGGCCGTGGATTCGCAGCTCAAGGGGGACAGGCGGACCTACCAGATGGATTCCGGAAACCGCCGCGAGGCCATCCGGGAAGTTGAGCTGGACCTCGCCGAAGGTGCGGACATCGTGATGGTCAAACCCGCCATGAGCTATCTGGACATCGTGGCCGACGTGGCCGCCATGAGCCCGGTCCCTGTTGCGGCGTACCAGATTTCCGGGGAGTACGCCATGATCGAGGCCGCCGCCGCCAACGGCTGGATTGACCGCCGTGCAGCCATTACCGAATCCGTGTTGGGCATCAGGCGGGCGGGCGCGGACATGGTGCTGACCTACTGGGCGTCCGAGCTCGCCGGCTGGCTGAAGGAATCCTGATGGCGGAGAACCCCGAAACCGCTCCCGCAGGCCCGGCGGTGATTTCTGAACGCAATACCACGGCGCCGGTCGGTCCGGACCGGATCCTGCTGGGCCTGAACACGTTCGGCGACGTGGGAGTTTTCCCTGACGGGCACCCCGTCCCGCACGCCCAGGTGCTGCGCCAGCTCCTTGAACAGGCCGAACTCGCGGACGAGGTTGGCCTCCACGCTTTTGCTGTGGGGGAGCACCATCGCAAGGACTTCGCGGTGTCGGCGCCGGAAGTATTCCTCGCGGCTGCGGCGGCCCGGACCAAGAACATCCGGTTGGGCTCGGCCGTGACCGTGCTCAGTTCGGATGACCCCATCCGGGTGTTCCAGCGCTTCGCTACTGTGGACGCCCTGGCCAACGGCCGGGCGGAGATTATGCTTGGCCGTGGATCCTTCATCGAGTCCTTCCCTCTGTTCGGCCTCGACTTGGCGGACTACGAGCTCCTGTTCGAGGAGAAGCTGGCGCTTTTTGACAAGGTCCGCGCGCAGAAACCCGTGCACTGGGAAGGGCGCACGCGGTCCGCAATTAATGGCCTGAGCGTCTATCCGCCGCTGGAACACCACCTGCTGCCGGCCTGGATCGGGGTGGGAGGGACGCCCGAATCCGTACTCCGGTGCGCCCAGTACGGCTATCCCATCATCTTCGCCATCATCGGCGGACAACCGCGGTCCTTCACGCCGCTTGCCAACCTCTACCGCGAGGCTATGGAAAAGTACGGCCATCCCATGCAGCAAATGGCCACACATTCCCCGGGCCACGTTGCGGCCACCGATGAGGAGGCCCGGGAAGAGTTCTTTCCGCACTGGCTGGAACAGCGGAACCGGATCGGGCGTGAGCGCGGCTGGGGCCCGGCCAGCAGGGGAGAATTCGACGCGATGTGCACGCCGGAGGGAGCCCTGTACGTCGGCTCGCCGGAAACAGTCGCGGCGAAGATCGTCCTGCTCAAGAAGAACCTGGGCGTCGATCGATTCGACCTCAAGTACAGCAACGGCACGCTGCCCCACGCGGCAATGATGCGCTCCATCGAGCTGTTCGGCACCGAAGTGGCCCCGCGTGTGGCCGCCCTTTTGGCCGGAGGGTCACCGGCCCAGTGAAAGCACCTGAAAGAATAGGATCCATGAATTCCAGCAACCCTCGCAACGAGGCACTCTTCGACCGCGCCCGCCAGTTGATGCCCGGAGGGGTCAACTCGCCCGTCCGCGCCTTCGGATCCGTTGGCGGTACCCCGCGGTTCATGGTCTCAGCCAAGGGTCCGTATCTGACGGATGCGGACGGGCAGGAGTACGTCGACCTGGTCTGCTCCTGGGGGCCGGCACTGCTGGGACACGCGCACCCGGCCGTCCTGGAAGCCGTCCATGCCGCCGTTGACCGTGGCCTCTCCTTCGGCGCCTCCACCCCGGATGAGGCCAACCTGGCGGCAATCGTGCAGGAGCGTGTCCCTGCCGCGGAGCGTGTTCGCATGGTATCCACCGGCACCGAGGCCACCATGACGGCGGTCCGGCTGGCCCGCGGATTCACCGGCCGCAACTTGATTATTAAGTTCGCCGGGTGCTACCACGGCCACCTGGACGGCCTGCTCGCCGCCGCCGGATCCGGCGTGGCAACCCTTGCCCTGCCGGGATCGGCCGGTGTCACCGAAGCCACGGCCGCAGAAACCCTGGTGCTGCCGTACAACGACCTCGCCGCCGTCGAGGCCGCCTTCGCCAAGCACGGACCCAACATCGCGGCCGTCATCACCGAAGCCGCCCCTGCCAACATGGGCGTGGTGACTCCCGGAGAAGGGTTCAACCTGGGTCTGTCACGCATCACCCGGGAGCACGGCGCGCTGTTGATCCTTGACGAAGTGCTCACCGGATTCCGGACCGGCTACTCCGGCTATTGGGGCCTCACCGGCGGTGCCGCCGATGCCGCAGAACCATGGACGCCGGATCTGCTGACCTTCGGAAAGGTGATCGGCGGCGGAATGCCGACGGCGGCCCTTGGCGGACGTGCCGAGGTGATGGACTACCTCGCACCCCTGGGACCGGTCTACCAGGCCGGAACGCTGTCCGGTAACCCCGTCGCCATGGCGGCAGGCGTGGCCACCCTGACTCAGGCAACACGGGACGTGTACTCGTTCATCGACACCCGCTCGCTGGAACTGTCCTCCGCGCTGTCCTCAGCATTGGATGCCGCGGGAGTGGACCACTCCATCCAGTTTGCAGGGAACCTCTTCTCCGTTGCCTTTGGAACCTCTGCCACGGGGGTCCACAACTACGCGGACGCCCAGGGCCAGGAAACCTTCCGGTATGCACCGTTCTTCCATTCCATGCTGGAGTCAGGCGTCTACCTGCCGCCGTCGGTGTTCGAGGCGTGGTTCCTGTCTGCAGCCCATGACGACGCCGCGATGAACCGGATCTTTGAGGCCTTGCCGGCTGCGGCGAAGGCTGCGGCCGCCGCGAACGTCTAGTTCCGACGTCGGACGTTGACAACGTCTTAAGTTGGAAATCCCCGCCTCCCGGACAAATCCCCGCCGCATGCGAGGGGGAAAGGTCCGGGGGGCGGGGATTACTGCCGGTGCGTCTAAAGCACGTCCGAGAGGAAGTCCTTCAGGCGGTCCGTTTCGGGCGCGGAAAAGACCTGCTCGGGCGGCCCGGATTCCACCACAACACCGGCATCCATGAAGGTCACGGTATCCGAGACATTGCGGGAGAAACCCATTTCATGGGTCACCACGACCATGGTCATGCCGCCCTTGGCGAGGTCGGCCATCAGTGCCAGAACACCCTTGACAAGCTCAGGGTCCAAGGCTGAGGTGGCCTCGTCGAAGAACATCACCTCTGGCCTCATCGCGAGGGCTCGGGCGATCGCCACGCGCTGCTGCTGGCCGCCGGAGAGATTCGCGGGGCGTGCATCAGCCTTGTGCTTCAGGCCCACCAGGTCCAGCTGTTCAAGGGCTTCGGCACGAGCCTGTTCCTTGGACAGTTTCCGGAGCTTCCGCAGGGCCAGTGAGACGTTCTCCACCACGGTCTTGTGCGGGAAGAGGTTGAACTGCT from Arthrobacter pascens includes:
- a CDS encoding uroporphyrinogen-III synthase produces the protein MAGQDSIEGRQPQHRPLAHARVLITRSPERSLTLLAALEQAGAEALLLPLIDFERAPDQHSLDVACDALGAGAFDWLVVSSATTVHVLRDKAAERGLTLGGWMPASTRVAAIGPASRSLLEADGVAVALTPEDSQSAAGLLAVWPENAGKVLLPQADIAAPRLAEGLAAAGAAVTVVPAYRTVDYPADEERRLPLNPPVDVPPGKSGRPPAPPSYKLLSPEGARAEVAAGRLHAVVAASPSAVRRIHGALSPLGGCRFVAIGRSTADEAAALGLEVAAVAARPTPEGLVIAISEALNSRKAPP
- the hemB gene encoding porphobilinogen synthase, coding for MSFPNQRPRRLRTTAAMRRLTAETRLAPAELILPAFIREGLTQPNPITSMPGVVQHTTDTLKRAAAEAVELGVGGIMLFGIPAVRDAEGSASLDPDGVLNKAIRDVRSEVGDELVIMSDVCLDEFTDHGHCGVLDAAGYVDNDRTVEIYARMAVAQADAGAHMLGPSGMMDGQVAAIRRALDQAGHTSTSVVAYAAKYASAFYGPFREAVDSQLKGDRRTYQMDSGNRREAIREVELDLAEGADIVMVKPAMSYLDIVADVAAMSPVPVAAYQISGEYAMIEAAAANGWIDRRAAITESVLGIRRAGADMVLTYWASELAGWLKES
- a CDS encoding LLM class flavin-dependent oxidoreductase, producing MAENPETAPAGPAVISERNTTAPVGPDRILLGLNTFGDVGVFPDGHPVPHAQVLRQLLEQAELADEVGLHAFAVGEHHRKDFAVSAPEVFLAAAAARTKNIRLGSAVTVLSSDDPIRVFQRFATVDALANGRAEIMLGRGSFIESFPLFGLDLADYELLFEEKLALFDKVRAQKPVHWEGRTRSAINGLSVYPPLEHHLLPAWIGVGGTPESVLRCAQYGYPIIFAIIGGQPRSFTPLANLYREAMEKYGHPMQQMATHSPGHVAATDEEAREEFFPHWLEQRNRIGRERGWGPASRGEFDAMCTPEGALYVGSPETVAAKIVLLKKNLGVDRFDLKYSNGTLPHAAMMRSIELFGTEVAPRVAALLAGGSPAQ
- the hemL gene encoding glutamate-1-semialdehyde 2,1-aminomutase; this translates as MNSSNPRNEALFDRARQLMPGGVNSPVRAFGSVGGTPRFMVSAKGPYLTDADGQEYVDLVCSWGPALLGHAHPAVLEAVHAAVDRGLSFGASTPDEANLAAIVQERVPAAERVRMVSTGTEATMTAVRLARGFTGRNLIIKFAGCYHGHLDGLLAAAGSGVATLALPGSAGVTEATAAETLVLPYNDLAAVEAAFAKHGPNIAAVITEAAPANMGVVTPGEGFNLGLSRITREHGALLILDEVLTGFRTGYSGYWGLTGGAADAAEPWTPDLLTFGKVIGGGMPTAALGGRAEVMDYLAPLGPVYQAGTLSGNPVAMAAGVATLTQATRDVYSFIDTRSLELSSALSSALDAAGVDHSIQFAGNLFSVAFGTSATGVHNYADAQGQETFRYAPFFHSMLESGVYLPPSVFEAWFLSAAHDDAAMNRIFEALPAAAKAAAAANV
- a CDS encoding amino acid ABC transporter ATP-binding protein, which produces MTEFTSGTLTGKNLHLSFGHNHVLRGIDLHVEKGTTASVIGPSGSGKSTLLRVMNRLIEPDQGDILLDGRSVLKDNPDELRQRIGMVFQQFNLFPHKTVVENVSLALRKLRKLSKEQARAEALEQLDLVGLKHKADARPANLSGGQQQRVAIARALAMRPEVMFFDEATSALDPELVKGVLALMADLAKGGMTMVVVTHEMGFSRNVSDTVTFMDAGVVVESGPPEQVFSAPETDRLKDFLSDVL